A portion of the Macrobrachium nipponense isolate FS-2020 chromosome 12, ASM1510439v2, whole genome shotgun sequence genome contains these proteins:
- the LOC135225064 gene encoding uncharacterized protein LOC135225064 has protein sequence MRKTKDNRQLSPNRWNSAQEANQDNVSHFPCFLHPDVTVGGGGGGVIPSRCLSYSNQQLPLLKKPSSSIQDFSDVMDTRILSALSDDHGNEWVIVGRLGHEDTQNLDWKVRYPTNVAFQAFVFLAANGFNNIHQSVGLLSSARIKPSSNPEAICNSKSAYEEHNIADSSKCDSRHADASTTTAWTQQTNEGTPYRQVMQVSDRQTERAPSRHLHSANAAVLANNEEHSTSLTERDASHDPKGYGQATLPERARNSKPTPTSLWTRYLQVKSTARLIQRVRERSFTDKSTKYWLLQTRV, from the exons ATGAGGAAAACGAAGGACAATCGACAACTTTCCCCCAACCGTTGGAATTCGGCCCAAGAGGCAAACCAGGACAACGTGTCTCATTTTCCTTGCTTTCTTCATCCAG ACGTAAccgtcggaggaggaggaggaggagtaatccCGTCACGATGTCTCTCTTACTCCAACCAACAACTTCCGCTCCTCAAGAAGCCTTCGTCGTCGATACAGGACTTCTCGGACGTA ATGGACACAAGAATCCTCAGTGCTCTGAGTGACGACCACGGAAACGAATGGGTCATCGTGGGTCGCTTAGGTCACGAAGATACCCAGAATCTCGATTGGAAAGTCAGATACCCAACGAACGTCGCGTTCCAG GCATTCGTATTCCTGGCCGCCAACGGCTTCAACAACATCCATCAGAGCGTCGGTTTGCTTTCGTCCGCTCGAATCAAACCTTCATCTAATCCGGAAGCAATATGCAACTCGAAGTCAGCCTATGAAGAACATAACATCGCAGATTCAAGCAAGTGTGACTCCAGGCATGCAGATGCAAGCACGACAACTGCATGGACCCAGCAGACTAACGAGGGAACCCCTTATCGGCAGGTAATGCAGGTCAGCGATCGACAGACAGAGAGAGCGCCTTCCAGACACCTGCATTCTGCAAACGCCGCAGTACTGGCAAATAACGAAGAACACTCTACTTCACTAACCGAGCGCGATGCATCACATGATCCGAAGGGATATGGTCAGGCTACTCTTCCAGAACGTGCGAGGAATTCCAAGCCGACTCCCACGTCCCTCTGGACGAGATATTTGCAAGTGAAGTCGACGGCTCGCTTGATCCAGCGAGTGAGGGAAAGGTCTTTCACAGACAAATCGACAAAGTATTGGCTTCTCCAGACGAGGGTCTAG